In a genomic window of Erigeron canadensis isolate Cc75 chromosome 5, C_canadensis_v1, whole genome shotgun sequence:
- the LOC122601488 gene encoding uncharacterized protein LOC122601488, which produces MSSFSSQVPSLVKFSSDYFKGITFMVSSPKFVFVIGNMIILILFLHSKVFENNDSNQKDDMCYEYVKNCNNNLVNCTTLVTTTNPTTNKKKICRSKSENRIRVKCEGDQSMHKELRRSATDISKSKNDGYGDQVMEKSHVKEELSSEDFRLTVEAFIARQQKILRDEEFSPMVYIGS; this is translated from the coding sequence ATGTCTAGCTTTTCATCTCAAGTACCATCCCTTGTCAAATTTTCAAGTGATTACTTCAAAGGGATCACTTTCATGGTATCGAGTCCAAAGTTCGTTTTCGTGATAGGAAACATGATCATTTTGATCCTTTTTTTACACTctaaagtttttgaaaacaatGATAGTAAccaaaaagatgatatgtgCTATGAGTATGTCAAAAATTGCAACAATAATTTAGTAAATTGTACCACTCTTGTTACTACTACGAATCCTACTACTAATAAAAAGAAGATatgtagaagtaaatcagaaAATAGAATTAGAGTGAAATGTGAAGGTGATCAAAGTATGCACAAGGAATTAAGACGATCAGCGACGGATATAAGCAAGTCGAAAAATGATGGTTATGGTGATCAAGTGATGGAGAAAAGTCATGTGAAGGAAGAATTGAGTAGTGAAGATTTCAGGCTAACTGTGGAAGCTTTTATTGCAAGGCAACAAAAGATATTGAGAGATGAAGAGTTTTCCCCTATGGTGTATATTGGTTCATAG
- the LOC122599620 gene encoding bifunctional dihydrofolate reductase-thymidylate synthase 1-like yields the protein MAGETLVGACNGTVSTPLPDPKRTYQVVVAATRTMGIGKDGKLPWSLPSDLKFFKDVTMTTSDPGKKNAVIMGRKTWEGIPLEYRPLPGRLNVVLTRSGSFDIATAENVLMCGSMISALELLASSPYCLSIERVFLIGGGEILRESLNSPGCDAIHITELEADIDCDTFIPAIDTSEFQPWYSSFPVVENGIRHCFTTYVRVRNSADDSPTKTNGMLSDGGSDSASYDARMFSFLPKKIFEKHEEYLYLKLVEDIISNGALKGDRTGTGTLSKFGCQMRFNLRKSFPLLTTKRVFWRGVVEELLWFISGSTSAKVLQDKGIHIWDGNASRSYLDSIGLVDREEGDLGPVYGFQWRHFGARYTNMHADYTSQGFDQLLDVIDKIKNNPDDRRILLSAWNPSDLKQMALPPCHMFAQFYVNQGELSCQMYQRSADMGLGVPFNIASYALLTCMIAHVCDLHPGDFVHVLGDAHVYSTHVRPLQDQLQKLPKPFPILKINSEKKDIDSFVADDFKLIGYDPHQKIEMKMAV from the exons ATGGCGGGCGAAACTCTTGTGGGTGCGTGCAATGGCACTGTCAGCACACCTCTTCCTGACCCTAAAAGGACGTATCAAGTTGTAGTTGCTGCTACCCGAACTATGGGTATTGGCAAGGATGGGAAGTTGCCTTGGAGTTTGCCTTCCGACctcaaatttttcaaggatgTCACCATGACTACATCAGATCCAGGAAAGAAAAATGCAGTTATAATGGGAAGGAAAACATGGGAAGGCATACCTCTAGAGTATCGGCCCCTGCCTGGGCGGCTTAATGTTGTTCTAACCCGTTCAGGGAGCTTTGATATTGCAACTGCTGAAAATGTTTTAATGTGTGGGAGCATGATCTCTGCTTTGGAATTACTGGCCTCGTCTCCCTATTGTCTGTCTATTGAGAGGGTGTTTCTTATTGGTGGCGGTGAGATCCTAAG GGAGTCGCTTAATAGTCCTGGCTGTGATGCTATCCACATTACTGAACTTGAAGCAGACATTGATTGTGACACTTTCATCCCTGCTATCGACACTTCAGAATTCCAGCCATGGTACTCGTCATTCCCAGTAGTGGAGAATGGAATACGCCATTGTTTCACTACTTATGTACGTGTGAGGAATTCTGCAGATGATTCCCCCACTAAGACTAATGGCATGTTGTCTGATGGTGGATCGGACTCAGCGAGTTATGATGCAAGgatgttttcttttcttccaaagAAGATATTTGAGAAGCATGAGGAGTACCTTTACCTGAAACTGGTGGAAGACATTATTTCTAACGGTGCTTTGAAGGGTGACCGTACCGGGACTGGTACGTTGTCAAAATTTGGTTGCCAG ATGCGCTTTAATCTAAGGAAGTCTTTTCCACTCCTTACAACCAAG AGAGTATTTTGGCGTGGAGTTGTTGAAGAACTTTTGTGGTTCATCAGTGGGTCAACAAGTGCCAAG GTTCTACAAGATAAGGGCATTCATATATGGGATGGTAATGCATCCAGAAGCTATCTGGACAG TATTGGCTTGGTGGATCGAGAAGAAGGTGATCTGGGACCAGTATATGGATTTCAGTGGAGACACTTTGGTGCAAG GTATACTAACATGCACGCTGACTACACTAGCCAAGGATTTGATCAATTGCTGGATGTTATTGACAAGATAAAAAACAATCCGGATGACCGTCGGATACTTCTCTCAGCTTGGAACCCTTCAGATCTCAAGCAGATGGCACTTCCTCCTTGTCACATGTTTGCACAG TTTTATGTAAATCAAGGAGAGTTATCCTGTCAAATGTATCAGCGATCTGCAGATATGGGTCTGGGCGTTCCATTTAACATCGCATCATATGCGCTGCTGACTTGCATGATTGCTCATGTTTGTG ATCTTCATCCTGGTGATTTTGTTCATGTTCTTGGAGATGCACATGTCTATAGCACTCATGTCAGACCTCTGCAGGACCAGCTTCAGAAGCTTCCTAAACCTTTTCCT ATTTTGAAGATCAATTCTGAGAAAAAGGATATAGATTCTTTCGTGGCTGATGATTTTAAACTCATAGGTTACGATCCTCACcagaaaatagaaatgaaaatgGCAGTATAG
- the LOC122598824 gene encoding defensin-like protein 1, with product MQIMAKNTKVNTYMYVFLFVFLLLVHSDPVVGMKETNGLCRRRSKTWSGYCGDSKHCDQQCRDWEKAEHGACHQQGVGRACFCYFNC from the exons ATGCAAATAATGGCGAAAAACACTAAAGTCAATACCTATATGTATGTGTTTCTCTTTGTTTTCCTCCTCCTTGTTCATTCAG ATCCGGTGGTTGGTATGAAAGAGACGAATGGCCTATGCAGACGGAGAAGCAAGACGTGGTCAGGGTACTGTGGGGACTCGAAGCATTGTGATCAACAATGTCGCGATTGGGAGAAGGCGGAGCATGGAGCATGTCATCAGCAAGGTGTCGGCAGAGCCTGCTTTTGCTACTTCAATTGCTAA